The proteins below come from a single Mytilus edulis chromosome 5, xbMytEdul2.2, whole genome shotgun sequence genomic window:
- the LOC139523588 gene encoding uncharacterized protein, with translation MDIILTETNKGKRSLVCDSFRYRVDKTLKGEEISWRCTAKGCKARLRTDCTGTVIIQQKNTHNHDTSDRDNERHLLRVRSKKKADDDIAQRPSKIIRTELQNMDEANLKSEDIGSVSKAIYRKRRKSHPALPKSREETHQSLKKINIQSNKFENFVQFNDEQTGIIILTCPTNLECLCSVPEIFMDGTYKYCPKFFKQLYTIHGYNKGNYVPLVFCLLPGKSEEIYVNCFSSIVKLCSDQGHTLQPKAVHVDFEERVMKVMKDFFPSIEIKCCRFHLGQAWWRKIQKVGLSQQYKELDSDISKWLKGIFGIAFLAPDEVADCFVEDFMAVVPNDKPCIEFADYLTDTYITDESLFPPHLWAEVPSSLKRTNNGPESFHAHYNEQFYHSHPSIYIFLDTIIKLQSVTYIKIRSLNIDAPQSRTEKEKEQNLRDLHSKYCQQEITRDFYVRSLGYKFQARTDL, from the exons ATGGATATTATTTTGACCGAGACTAATAAGGGAAAAAGAAGCCTTGTTTGTGACAGTTTCCGATATAGAGTGGACAAAACACTAAAAGGAGAAGAAATATCCTGGAGATGTACA GCAAAAGGTTGCAAAGCAAGACTGAGGACGGATTGTACCGGAACCGTTATAATTCAACAGAAAAATACTCATAACCATGATACCAGTGATCGTGACAATGAACGTCACTTGCTGCGGGTACGATCAAAAAAAAAAGCGGATGATGATATTGCTCAACGTCCTTCAAAAATTATCCGTACAGAGTTACAGAACATGGATGAAGCAAATCTAAAGTCTGAAGACATTGGCAGCGTTTCAAAGGCTATATATAGAAAGAGGCGTAAATCTCACCCTGCACTTCCTAAATCTAGAGAGGAAACACACCAATCATTAAAGAAGATTAATATTCagtcaaataaatttgaaaattttgtgcAGTTTAATGATGAACAAACTGGTATAATTATTCTTACGTGTCCAACCAATCTTGAATGTTTATGCAGTGTGCCCGAAATTTTTATGGATGGTACTTACAAATATTGCCCAAAGTTCTTTAAACAGTTATATACTATTCATGGCTATAACAAAGGAAATTATGTCCCTCTTGTATTCTGCTTACTTCCTGGAAAGTCTGAAGAAATTTACGTGAATTGCTTTTCCTCAATTGTCAAGCTATGTTCCGATCAAGGTCACACACTTCAACCGAAAGCAGTACACGTCGATTTTGAAGAACGGGTAATGAAAGTTATGAAGGATTTTTTCCCGTCTATAGAGATCAAATGCTGTAGGTTTCACTTAGGCCAAGCCTGGTGGCGAAAAATCCAGAAAGTTGGACTTAGTCAACAATACAAAGAGCTTGATTCAGACATTAGTAAATGGCTTAAAGGGATTTTTGGGATAGCCTTTTTAGCTCCAGACGAAGTAGCCGACTGTTTCGTAGAAGATTTTATGGCCGTTGTACCTAACGACAAGCCTTGTATAGAATTTGCAGATTACCTGACTGATACTTATATAACAGATGAATCGTTATTTCCCCCTCATCTCTGGGCCGAAGTTCCATCCTCGTTAAAACGTACTAACAATGGGCCCGAATCATTTCATGCCCATTATAACGAGCAGTTCTATCACAGTCATCCATCAATTTATATTTTCCTTGACACTATTATCAAATTGCAATCTGTGACTTACATAAAAATTCGGAGTTTGAACATTGATGCACCGCAGAGCCGAACAGAAAAGGAGAAGGAACAGAATCTCCGGGATTTGCATTCGAAATACTGCCAGCAGGAAATTACGAGGGATTTTTATGTCAGAAGCCTGGGATATAAGTTCCAAGCCCGAACAGACTTGTAA